A region of Piscinibacter gummiphilus DNA encodes the following proteins:
- a CDS encoding 4'-phosphopantetheinyl transferase family protein: MSGASLPPTLTAPLHIHWTDLDAAGPVDALAARVSADERARADRFATPVLRARHLAAHAWMRERLGLATGRAPLDLAFDTGPFGKPALRGVPAVAFNLSHSAHLAALATAPSGDIGVDIEQFQPMADMELLAHHHFTAAEQAEFAALPTRARTRAFLLGWTRKEACMKAAGCGLQVEPSAIETGLSALPRRVSFDTPDGPFTAEVRSLADRDDAIVSWAWR, from the coding sequence ATGAGCGGCGCGAGCCTCCCGCCGACCCTCACCGCGCCGCTGCACATCCACTGGACCGACCTGGACGCGGCCGGCCCGGTCGACGCCCTCGCCGCCCGGGTGTCCGCCGACGAACGTGCCCGCGCCGACCGGTTCGCCACGCCCGTGCTGCGCGCCCGCCACCTCGCGGCCCATGCCTGGATGCGCGAGCGCCTCGGCCTCGCCACGGGCCGGGCGCCGCTCGACCTCGCGTTCGACACGGGCCCGTTCGGCAAACCCGCGCTGCGCGGCGTGCCCGCCGTCGCGTTCAACCTGAGCCACAGCGCCCACCTCGCGGCGCTGGCCACGGCCCCCTCCGGCGACATCGGTGTCGACATCGAACAGTTCCAGCCCATGGCCGACATGGAGCTGCTCGCCCACCACCACTTCACCGCGGCGGAGCAGGCCGAATTCGCCGCCCTCCCCACCCGGGCGCGAACCCGCGCCTTCCTGCTCGGCTGGACCCGGAAGGAGGCCTGCATGAAGGCCGCCGGCTGCGGGCTGCAGGTGGAGCCGTCGGCCATCGAGACGGGGCTCTCGGCCCTGCCCCGGCGCGTGTCGTTCGACACCCCCGACGGACCCTTCACCGCCGAGGTGCGGTCGCTCGCGGACCGCGACGACGCCATCGTCTCCTGGGCCTGGCGCTGA
- a CDS encoding M48 family metallopeptidase: protein MSTPPRARPRVPLSELARPTRAYHLRAWAAMAGLAAFVVLYLALAAWFVWTAWRLTLGADAGGKGAWIGWIVGLGSAFLAVFMLKALFFVRHGEGDDGLEVTPADQPELFAFLHKLADRAGAPRPHRVFLSARVNAAVFYDLSLLNLVFPSRKNLEIGLGLVNALTLGELRAVLAHEFGHFAQRSMAVGRWVYVAQQIAGHLVARRDKLDDFLAALSRFDIRLAWVGWLLNLIVWSIRSLVDSAFQLVLLMQRALSREMEMNADLVAVSLTGSDALIHALHRLQAADDAWSRAVNFTFGEKQQGRRVRDLFAVQTHLVGHMGRLLNDSTYGQVPPAGADPKTHRVFKADLAQPPRMWLTHPLNHEREANAKRHYVAAPVDNRSAWELFTGTQTLREDVTARLLGDGEMPEDADAFATLDRQFDREHLNRRYRGVYFGRSAVRWAATLPELHEPAPQPSALAFDSLYPASLAADMERLRSLERELEQLNAVQSGTLKASGGVIRHRGRTIKRARLTAAIGEVEYELADANKRLQAHDRRCRSLHRAAAVTFGDGWPEYLDGLLAALHHAEHTEAHLRDLQGVLGNSVAIVTATRRVSKAGVARVIAASEALWRALHQVHDGASAVSLDASLLGRLKATAWTDMLGTCDLGQPVRENINDWLKVVDSWVDHVAHLCGAVRVHALEQLLQTEAELAGHVRAGTRPDAAPAPSKLPAAYPLLVPGQERPRQTRLGAWGRFQTADGVVAGGARLAVAGGIVAAVLGFGFSVGTGSLMIYNGLSRPVNVRVGDAPEVTVPAFGHMGQTIGSADAVRITTTTTDGREIEHFDADTHARFGQFVYNVAGAGSLVEWTAVYGNTAPVPDRPLGAPRWLTTGADLLFEDAPRQISTKGDGGSRRVLSSMTDVSPRRQLAQLPDDRERTRVLTAHARWDRLDSEAGVLWLSAALASPAREQVLAGRIAETPDDVMLRRAELDSALPEQRPAVCEAHRARAASRPDSVDWQYLLSRCLDSEVERDRRQAEGQQAHPKHPWFAYAAGNDAASRARWTEALEILEVARTGIPAFRTHVGLEMVRIQRLLGHTRGPAFDRLTAGNPLLKEQLQMETGRVTGDGVPAAYAALAHGRFADALGQVRPWPEATDRMLRLVAASDGADAAILARARALGAERGLDENTVWPTLGLALRDRRDWSAHESMMVAASDRHADAMRRFVLAVEAHQPAASAEQHLDGVPPALRGHAYSLAVVAWGAQAPAAWREGARRLLLVTERPYFEGSGPGKTT from the coding sequence GTGAGCACCCCGCCCCGCGCGCGTCCGCGCGTGCCCCTGTCCGAGCTGGCCCGTCCCACGCGGGCCTACCACCTGAGGGCCTGGGCGGCGATGGCCGGCCTCGCCGCCTTCGTCGTGCTGTACCTGGCGCTCGCCGCCTGGTTCGTGTGGACGGCCTGGCGGCTCACGCTGGGCGCCGACGCGGGGGGCAAGGGTGCCTGGATCGGATGGATCGTGGGCCTCGGCTCGGCCTTCCTCGCGGTGTTCATGCTGAAGGCGCTGTTTTTCGTGCGGCACGGTGAAGGCGACGACGGCCTCGAGGTGACCCCGGCCGACCAGCCCGAGCTGTTCGCCTTCCTGCACAAGCTGGCCGACCGTGCGGGCGCGCCGCGGCCGCACCGCGTGTTCCTGTCGGCCCGCGTGAACGCCGCGGTGTTCTACGACCTGTCGCTGCTGAACCTCGTGTTCCCGTCGCGCAAGAACCTCGAGATCGGGCTCGGCCTCGTCAACGCCCTCACGCTCGGCGAGCTGCGCGCGGTGCTCGCCCACGAGTTCGGGCATTTCGCGCAGCGTTCGATGGCGGTCGGCCGCTGGGTGTACGTGGCGCAGCAGATCGCCGGCCACCTCGTGGCCCGGCGCGACAAGCTCGACGACTTCCTTGCCGCACTGTCCCGCTTCGACATCCGCCTCGCGTGGGTGGGCTGGCTGCTGAACCTCATCGTGTGGTCGATCCGGTCGCTCGTGGACTCGGCCTTCCAGCTCGTGCTGCTGATGCAGCGCGCGCTGTCGCGCGAGATGGAGATGAACGCGGACCTCGTGGCCGTGTCGCTCACGGGCAGCGACGCGCTGATCCATGCGCTGCATCGCCTGCAGGCCGCGGACGACGCGTGGTCCCGCGCCGTCAACTTCACGTTCGGCGAGAAGCAGCAGGGCCGCCGCGTGCGCGACCTCTTCGCGGTGCAGACCCACCTCGTGGGCCACATGGGCCGGCTGCTGAACGACAGCACCTACGGCCAGGTGCCCCCGGCTGGCGCCGACCCGAAGACCCACCGTGTCTTCAAGGCCGACCTCGCCCAGCCGCCGCGGATGTGGCTGACCCACCCGCTGAACCACGAGCGCGAGGCCAACGCCAAGCGGCACTACGTGGCCGCGCCCGTGGACAACCGCAGCGCGTGGGAGCTGTTCACCGGCACGCAGACGCTGCGCGAGGACGTGACGGCGCGGCTGCTGGGTGACGGCGAGATGCCCGAGGACGCCGACGCGTTCGCGACACTCGACCGCCAGTTCGACCGCGAGCACCTGAACCGCCGCTACCGCGGCGTGTACTTCGGGCGTTCCGCCGTGCGCTGGGCCGCGACGCTGCCCGAGCTGCACGAACCCGCCCCGCAACCCTCCGCCCTTGCCTTCGACTCGCTGTACCCGGCCTCGCTCGCGGCCGACATGGAGCGGCTGCGCAGCCTGGAGCGTGAGCTCGAGCAGCTGAACGCCGTGCAGAGCGGCACGCTGAAGGCCTCGGGCGGCGTGATCCGCCACCGCGGCCGCACGATCAAGCGCGCACGGCTGACGGCGGCCATCGGCGAGGTCGAGTACGAACTGGCCGATGCCAACAAGCGCCTGCAGGCCCACGACCGCCGCTGCCGCAGCCTGCACCGCGCCGCCGCCGTCACCTTCGGCGACGGCTGGCCGGAGTACCTCGACGGCCTGCTGGCAGCGCTGCACCACGCCGAACACACCGAGGCGCACCTGCGCGACCTGCAGGGTGTGCTCGGCAACTCCGTCGCCATCGTCACGGCCACCCGGCGCGTCAGCAAGGCCGGCGTCGCGCGTGTGATCGCCGCCAGCGAGGCGTTGTGGCGGGCCCTGCACCAGGTGCACGACGGCGCCTCGGCCGTGTCCCTGGACGCGTCGCTGCTCGGCCGGCTGAAGGCCACCGCCTGGACCGACATGCTCGGGACCTGCGACCTCGGCCAGCCCGTCAGGGAAAACATCAACGACTGGCTCAAGGTGGTCGACAGCTGGGTGGACCACGTCGCGCACCTGTGCGGCGCGGTGCGCGTGCACGCGCTCGAGCAGTTGCTGCAGACCGAGGCCGAACTCGCGGGCCACGTGCGCGCGGGCACCCGGCCGGACGCGGCGCCGGCGCCGTCGAAACTGCCCGCGGCCTACCCGCTGCTGGTGCCGGGCCAGGAGCGGCCGCGCCAGACGCGCCTCGGGGCCTGGGGCCGCTTCCAGACGGCCGATGGGGTCGTGGCCGGCGGCGCGCGGCTCGCGGTGGCCGGCGGCATCGTGGCCGCGGTGCTGGGCTTCGGGTTTTCGGTGGGCACGGGATCGCTGATGATCTACAACGGGCTGTCGCGGCCGGTGAACGTGCGCGTGGGCGATGCGCCGGAGGTCACCGTGCCGGCCTTCGGGCACATGGGCCAGACCATCGGCAGCGCCGACGCCGTGCGCATCACCACGACCACCACCGACGGCCGCGAGATCGAGCACTTCGACGCGGACACCCACGCCCGCTTCGGCCAGTTCGTCTACAACGTCGCCGGGGCCGGGTCGCTGGTCGAGTGGACCGCGGTCTACGGCAACACCGCGCCGGTGCCCGACCGGCCGCTGGGTGCGCCGCGCTGGCTCACCACCGGGGCCGACCTGCTGTTCGAGGACGCCCCCCGGCAGATCAGCACCAAGGGGGACGGCGGCTCACGCCGCGTGCTGTCCAGCATGACCGACGTGTCGCCGCGGAGGCAACTGGCCCAGTTGCCCGACGACCGCGAACGCACTCGCGTGCTCACCGCTCATGCGCGCTGGGACCGGCTCGACTCGGAAGCCGGCGTCCTGTGGCTGTCGGCGGCGCTCGCATCGCCGGCCCGCGAGCAGGTGCTGGCCGGACGGATCGCCGAAACGCCCGACGACGTGATGTTGCGGCGGGCCGAACTGGATTCGGCACTGCCGGAACAGCGTCCGGCCGTGTGCGAGGCCCACCGGGCCCGCGCCGCCAGCCGCCCGGACAGCGTCGACTGGCAGTACCTGCTGTCCCGCTGCCTCGACAGCGAGGTCGAACGGGACCGCCGCCAAGCCGAGGGCCAGCAGGCCCATCCGAAACACCCGTGGTTCGCGTACGCCGCCGGCAACGACGCGGCCTCCCGCGCCCGCTGGACCGAGGCGCTCGAGATCCTCGAGGTCGCCCGCACCGGCATCCCGGCCTTCCGGACGCACGTGGGCCTGGAGATGGTGCGCATCCAGCGGTTGCTGGGCCACACCCGCGGGCCCGCGTTCGATCGCCTGACGGCGGGCAACCCGCTGTTGAAGGAGCAACTCCAGATGGAGACGGGCCGCGTGACCGGCGACGGCGTGCCCGCGGCCTACGCCGCCCTCGCCCACGGGCGCTTCGCCGACGCGCTCGGCCAGGTGCGCCCGTGGCCCGAGGCCACGGACCGCATGCTGCGGCTGGTGGCCGCCTCGGACGGGGCCGACGCTGCCATCCTCGCCCGCGCGCGCGCGCTCGGCGCGGAGCGGGGCCTGGACGAGAACACCGTCTGGCCCACCCTCGGCCTCGCGCTGCGCGACCGGCGCGACTGGTCCGCGCATGAATCGATGATGGTCGCGGCCTCGGACCGGCACGCCGATGCGATGCGGCGGTTCGTGCTGGCCGTGGAGGCACACCAGCCCGCGGCATCGGCGGAACAGCATCTGGACGGAGTGCCGCCCGCGCTGCGCGGACATGCCTACAGCCTCGCGGTGGTGGCCTGGGGCGCCCAGGCACCGGCCGCGTGGCGGGAGGGGGCCCGGCGGCTGCTGCTGGTGACGGAGCGGCCCTACTTCGAGGGTTCGGGCCCGGGCAAGACCACCTGA
- a CDS encoding MarR family winged helix-turn-helix transcriptional regulator produces the protein MTARPRWFHLINSAQRRLQSWVAAEQARVASLAGNAPSPAQAGVLFVLLENDGATMGELAKALDLVPSAVSGLAQRMEALGWVRRQASAHDARTQRAWLQPAGRAQLPALREALARINGQLTEGFSEAELQTVARWLEHVQRLGLPSPAPLPEPPHDHVEP, from the coding sequence ATGACTGCCCGCCCCCGCTGGTTCCACCTGATCAACAGCGCGCAACGCCGCCTGCAGTCGTGGGTGGCGGCCGAACAGGCGCGTGTGGCCTCGCTCGCCGGCAACGCCCCATCGCCCGCCCAGGCGGGCGTGCTGTTCGTGCTGCTGGAGAACGACGGCGCCACGATGGGTGAACTGGCGAAGGCCCTGGACCTGGTGCCATCGGCCGTGTCGGGCCTCGCGCAGCGGATGGAAGCGCTCGGATGGGTCCGGCGCCAGGCCTCCGCCCACGACGCCCGCACGCAGCGCGCCTGGCTCCAGCCGGCCGGCCGTGCGCAACTGCCCGCGCTGCGCGAGGCGCTGGCCCGCATCAACGGGCAATTGACCGAGGGCTTCAGCGAAGCCGAATTGCAGACCGTGGCCCGCTGGCTGGAACACGTCCAGCGGCTCGGCCTTCCGTCCCCCGCCCCACTCCCCGAGCCGCCCCATGACCACGTCGAACCCTAG
- a CDS encoding alpha/beta hydrolase family protein → MTTSNPSTGQEAEVVEIPCEDGQRLRGHFLQAFGTRGGLPVLISPATGVKQHFYLRFARWLAAQGHDVLVFDYRGIGLSLQGSLRDCRATLAEWAQLDQVAALEWLAARTGAAEVVLVGHSAGGQMIGLLPNHRRIARLVGVAASTGWFKGMRLAFALKAHLGLRWLVPLGIRLKGYAPTSALGLGENLPSEVGRQWGQWCAAGGYATNAVRERPAADFHAEVRTPLTLLHAADDDIATPATVADLVRTLPAAPNQVLQVFPHSHGLKTLGHLDWFRQSHQAVWPLIGRAIRGEALQEPRTERA, encoded by the coding sequence ATGACCACGTCGAACCCTAGCACCGGCCAGGAGGCCGAAGTCGTCGAGATTCCCTGCGAGGACGGGCAGCGCCTGCGCGGCCATTTCCTGCAGGCGTTCGGCACACGCGGCGGCCTGCCCGTGCTGATCTCCCCGGCGACGGGCGTGAAGCAGCACTTCTACCTGCGCTTCGCGCGGTGGCTGGCCGCCCAGGGGCACGACGTGCTGGTGTTCGACTACCGGGGCATCGGCCTCTCGCTCCAGGGGTCGCTGCGGGATTGCCGCGCCACCCTGGCGGAGTGGGCCCAGCTCGATCAGGTGGCCGCGCTGGAATGGCTGGCGGCACGCACCGGTGCCGCGGAGGTGGTGCTGGTCGGCCACAGCGCCGGCGGCCAGATGATCGGCCTGCTGCCCAACCACCGGCGGATCGCCCGCCTGGTGGGCGTGGCGGCCTCCACGGGCTGGTTCAAGGGCATGCGGCTCGCGTTCGCGCTGAAGGCGCACCTGGGCCTGCGGTGGCTGGTGCCGCTCGGCATCCGACTGAAGGGCTACGCCCCCACGTCGGCGCTGGGGCTGGGTGAAAACCTGCCGTCGGAGGTGGGGCGTCAATGGGGGCAGTGGTGCGCCGCCGGGGGTTATGCGACGAACGCGGTGCGCGAGCGTCCGGCGGCGGATTTCCATGCCGAAGTCCGCACACCCCTGACCCTGCTGCACGCCGCGGACGACGACATCGCCACACCGGCCACGGTGGCCGACCTGGTGCGCACACTGCCCGCCGCACCGAACCAGGTGCTGCAGGTGTTTCCGCACTCGCACGGGCTGAAGACCCTGGGCCACCTCGACTGGTTCCGGCAGTCGCACCAGGCCGTGTGGCCGCTGATCGGCCGCGCCATCCGGGGCGAGGCGCTGCAGGAGCCGCGGACCGAACGGGCTTGA